From Erigeron canadensis isolate Cc75 chromosome 8, C_canadensis_v1, whole genome shotgun sequence, one genomic window encodes:
- the LOC122610730 gene encoding glycine-rich protein 5-like: MSTYFTNKLFVYYFLITITNALLLSSTISARKLLTITTAHPVEESSELLSGSFGIGAGANMGSGGMLGGAIPGMNTGIAGGIGGNIGAGIGGGALGGGPAGSDGGLGQGFGGGGVYGGGGARGGQGFGGGGDQGVGGGIGRSIGMGGGIGSGNTGLGNAGIGAGIGGHLGFGSGGGGLDGPSSQQLP, encoded by the coding sequence ATGTCAACTTATTTTACTAATAAATTATTTGTCTACTATTTTCTCATCACCATAACTAATGCTCTTCTTCTAAGTTCAACAATCTCAGCCAGGAAGCTGCTAACAATAACCACGGCTCATCCGGTGGAAGAAAGTAGTGAATTATTATCAGGAAGCTTCGGGATCGGAGCAGGAGCCAACATGGGGAGTGGTGGAATGCTCGGGGGAGCTATTCCTGGAATGAATACAGGAATAGCCGGAGGTATTGGTGGGAACATCGGTGCCGGTATTGGTGGTGGTGCGCTAGGTGGTGGTCCAGCAGGATCAGATGGTGGGCTTGGTCAAggatttggtggtggtggagtgTATGGAGGTGGTGGTGCAAGAGGTGGTCAAGggtttggtggtggtggagatcaAGGCGTTGGTGGTGGGATTGGGAGGAGCATTGGAATGGGTGGTGGTATTGGTTCGGGTAATACTGGTTTGGGTAATGCAGGCATTGGTGCTGGGATTGGTGGTCATCTGGGTTTTGGTAGCGGCGGTGGAGGCTTGGACGGTCCGTCTTCACAACAATTGCCGTGA